In Verrucomicrobiota bacterium, a single genomic region encodes these proteins:
- a CDS encoding DUF3309 domain-containing protein — translation MGTILLIILVLLVIGALPTWPYSSGWGYYPSGGLGLLLVIILILFALGYVRF, via the coding sequence ATGGGTACCATTCTTCTGATTATCCTGGTGCTGTTAGTGATCGGCGCTTTACCAACGTGGCCCTACAGCTCCGGATGGGGGTATTATCCGAGCGGCGGTTTGGGCCTGCTTCTGGTGATTATCCTGATCCTGTTTGCTCTTGGTTACGTCCGGTTTTAG